A region from the Sutcliffiella horikoshii genome encodes:
- a CDS encoding NUDIX hydrolase, with amino-acid sequence MQGYNVLMVYNKDMNKLLMCERLKNPYKGLSNLVGGKIEDGEKGIDAAYRELHEETNISNKDINLHHLMDFTYYLQNCYVEVYVGRLKRDILVSGDENILYWSNLDNNFFDMSLYAGEGNIGHMVEQVNYVKDRLFSDEDSLE; translated from the coding sequence ATGCAAGGTTATAATGTATTGATGGTTTATAACAAAGATATGAACAAGTTGTTAATGTGTGAAAGGTTGAAAAACCCTTATAAAGGCTTAAGTAATTTAGTAGGCGGGAAAATTGAAGATGGAGAAAAAGGTATAGATGCTGCTTATAGAGAACTCCATGAGGAAACTAATATTTCCAATAAAGACATAAATCTTCATCACTTAATGGATTTTACATACTATCTACAAAATTGTTATGTTGAAGTATATGTTGGTAGATTAAAACGGGATATATTGGTTTCTGGAGATGAAAATATTCTTTATTGGTCTAATTTAGATAATAACTTTTTTGATATGTCCTTATATGCTGGAGAAGGGAATATAGGTCATATGGTAGAGCAAGTGAATTATGTTAAAGATAGGCTATTCTCTGATGAAGACTCGCTTGAATAG
- a CDS encoding NUDIX hydrolase: MEYIKTLRQAVGNMPLIICAAGVIVTDPDNKILLIKRSDDGNWCIPGGVMDVGESIQETAKREVFEETNINIDEMKLLNVYSGGQQHHIYPNGDEVYFVNVVFLSSTFSGHFKADGIESAEIKFYNIDELPENISPTNKPFIEDFKKFISEI, translated from the coding sequence ATGGAATATATAAAAACTTTACGCCAGGCAGTAGGGAATATGCCACTGATAATATGTGCAGCAGGTGTTATTGTTACGGATCCAGATAATAAAATTCTCTTGATCAAAAGAAGTGATGATGGAAACTGGTGCATACCTGGTGGTGTAATGGATGTAGGAGAAAGTATTCAAGAAACCGCAAAAAGAGAAGTATTTGAAGAAACAAATATAAATATTGATGAAATGAAGTTGTTAAATGTTTACTCTGGCGGGCAGCAACATCACATTTATCCAAATGGTGACGAGGTTTACTTTGTTAATGTAGTATTTTTATCCTCAACTTTTAGTGGGCATTTTAAAGCTGACGGAATAGAAAGTGCCGAAATAAAGTTTTATAACATAGATGAATTACCTGAAAATATTTCTCCCACTAACAAACCTTTCATTGAAGATTTTAAGAAATTCATTAGTGAAATCTAA
- a CDS encoding SMI1/KNR4 family protein, whose translation MVIKKAFEIIEKHSDEGDFIGEIQEDLIYSAEETLNVKLPSSYRLFLKRYGVGDIFGEEIYGLGIEEGGVPSMVWITKHFRQEEGFPEHLVCFYFAGYDNMYYCLDCSNVKDENDDNAAVVSYLRGLPIEAQKFETEFPSFGEFLLRTFEDSIES comes from the coding sequence TTGGTTATTAAAAAGGCATTTGAAATCATTGAGAAGCATTCGGATGAGGGAGATTTTATTGGTGAAATTCAGGAAGATTTAATTTATTCTGCTGAAGAAACGCTAAACGTCAAATTACCTAGTAGTTATAGACTATTTCTAAAAAGATATGGTGTTGGTGACATTTTTGGAGAAGAAATATACGGCCTTGGAATTGAAGAAGGTGGAGTTCCAAGTATGGTTTGGATTACTAAACACTTTAGACAAGAAGAAGGATTCCCCGAACACCTGGTTTGTTTCTACTTTGCTGGTTATGACAATATGTATTATTGTTTAGATTGCTCTAATGTGAAGGATGAAAACGATGATAACGCTGCTGTTGTTTCATATTTACGTGGATTACCAATAGAAGCACAAAAGTTTGAAACTGAGTTTCCAAGCTTCGGAGAATTTTTACTAAGAACATTTGAAGACTCAATAGAGAGTTGA
- the mdh gene encoding malate dehydrogenase — protein sequence MTMRRKKVSVIGGGFTGATTAFLLAQKELADVVLVDIPQMENPTKGKALDMLEAGPVQGFDANITGTSNYEDTANSDIVVITAGIARKPGMSRDDLVTTNQNIMKSVTREIVKHSPDCYIIVLTNPVDAMTYTVFKESGFPKNRVIGQSGVLDTARFRTFVSQELNLSVKDVTGFVLGGHGDDMVPLVRYSYAGGIPLETLLPKDRLDAIVERTRKGGGEIVNLLGNGSAYYAPAASMVEMVEAILKDQRRILPSIAYLEGEYGHDGIYLGVPTILGAGGIEKIIELELTEEEKAALTKSVESVKNVMNVLT from the coding sequence ATGACAATGAGACGTAAAAAGGTATCGGTAATCGGTGGAGGTTTCACAGGCGCAACCACTGCATTCTTACTCGCGCAAAAAGAACTCGCAGACGTTGTACTTGTAGACATCCCGCAAATGGAGAATCCTACTAAAGGAAAAGCTTTAGACATGTTAGAAGCAGGTCCAGTCCAAGGATTTGATGCAAACATCACAGGAACATCCAACTATGAAGATACAGCCAATTCCGACATCGTTGTCATTACAGCCGGGATCGCCCGTAAACCAGGTATGAGCCGTGATGATTTGGTTACGACAAATCAAAACATCATGAAAAGCGTAACGCGTGAGATTGTGAAACACTCTCCTGATTGTTATATCATCGTGTTGACCAACCCGGTAGATGCCATGACATACACTGTATTCAAGGAGTCGGGGTTCCCTAAAAACCGTGTTATCGGTCAATCAGGCGTGCTGGATACAGCCCGCTTCCGTACATTTGTTTCTCAGGAACTCAATCTTTCTGTTAAAGATGTAACAGGGTTCGTTTTAGGTGGTCATGGAGATGACATGGTGCCACTTGTTCGCTACTCCTATGCAGGCGGAATCCCGCTTGAAACATTACTGCCGAAAGATCGCTTGGATGCGATTGTGGAAAGAACAAGAAAAGGTGGCGGCGAAATCGTCAATCTGCTTGGTAACGGTAGTGCCTATTACGCTCCTGCAGCATCAATGGTGGAGATGGTGGAAGCGATACTGAAAGATCAACGCCGAATCCTTCCGTCCATCGCTTATCTTGAAGGTGAGTACGGACACGACGGAATCTACCTCGGCGTACCGACAATCCTAGGTGCGGGCGGCATCGAGAAAATTATCGAACTAGAATTGACAGAAGAAGAAAAAGCAGCACTTACCAAATCCGTCGAATCCGTCAAAAATGTCATGAATGTCCTAACCTAA
- the pnpS gene encoding two-component system histidine kinase PnpS, whose amino-acid sequence MNRFRSRLLFALITLIIVVLVCLGLLLGQLFKTFYLNTFNQRLIKETELVTMLVEEETSVTPILQKHLEDVSKTLAARISITDKDGTVVYETTGPTVSGVDSHQEIIKEAVQKNKDRDRIFYEQNNEMYYYGNSISRNGVRDGFLMLSTPIDSLQRVNQQIWGLLIASLGAAFVVILLLGVRITSQYTRPIEAATKVATELAKGNYKARTFEEHVDETGMLSQSINILARNLQDMTKAQEMQQDRLRTLIESMGSGLILIDGRGYVNLINRAYKETFDADPGEYLYRLYYEAIEQKEVVTLIEEIFMTEVSVRKQILLPLTIERRHFEVYGAPIIGVNDEWKGIVLVFHDITELKKLEQMRKDFVANVSHELKTPITSIKGFSETLLDGAMNDKDTLEYFLSIILKESDRLQSLIEDLLDLSKIEKQGFRLNPEYLEINDLLEEIFVILEGKAREKEINLVLSKPKKELYLFADASRIKQVFINLINNAIAYTPAGGEVKVKVEEVGKEVVIVVSDTGIGMEQDEIPRIFERFYRVDKARSRNSGGTGLGLAIVKHIVEAHHGSISVTSELNKGTAFTVKLSKENEDLQ is encoded by the coding sequence ATGAATAGGTTTCGCTCAAGACTGCTGTTTGCACTAATCACCCTAATTATCGTGGTGCTTGTGTGCTTAGGGCTGTTGCTTGGCCAGCTCTTTAAAACCTTTTATTTAAACACGTTTAATCAGAGGCTCATCAAAGAAACAGAACTTGTCACGATGCTGGTGGAAGAGGAGACCAGTGTGACACCTATTCTGCAAAAGCATTTAGAAGATGTTAGTAAGACCTTAGCGGCAAGAATTAGCATTACCGATAAGGATGGGACGGTGGTATATGAAACCACAGGCCCGACTGTTTCTGGCGTGGACTCCCATCAGGAGATCATAAAAGAGGCAGTTCAAAAAAATAAGGACCGTGACAGAATATTTTATGAGCAGAACAATGAAATGTATTATTACGGCAATTCCATATCCAGGAATGGAGTTCGAGATGGGTTTCTAATGCTAAGTACGCCGATAGATTCTCTCCAAAGGGTCAATCAACAGATTTGGGGATTATTGATTGCAAGCCTTGGTGCTGCGTTTGTGGTTATTTTGCTACTTGGGGTGAGGATCACTTCCCAATACACTAGACCGATTGAAGCAGCAACCAAAGTGGCAACGGAGCTCGCGAAAGGTAACTATAAAGCTAGAACCTTTGAGGAACATGTTGATGAAACAGGAATGTTAAGTCAATCCATCAACATATTGGCACGAAACCTTCAGGATATGACGAAAGCTCAAGAAATGCAGCAAGATCGCCTCCGGACTCTAATTGAGAGCATGGGGAGCGGGTTGATATTAATTGATGGTAGAGGCTATGTGAACCTCATCAACCGCGCTTATAAAGAAACATTTGATGCAGATCCTGGAGAATATTTATACAGGCTTTACTATGAAGCCATTGAACAAAAAGAAGTTGTCACATTGATTGAAGAGATCTTCATGACTGAGGTAAGTGTTCGAAAGCAGATCTTGCTTCCGTTAACAATTGAACGCAGACACTTTGAAGTGTATGGAGCGCCAATCATTGGCGTTAACGATGAGTGGAAAGGGATTGTCCTTGTTTTCCATGACATTACAGAATTGAAGAAGCTTGAACAAATGAGAAAAGATTTTGTCGCCAATGTGTCGCATGAATTAAAAACGCCAATCACATCCATCAAAGGGTTCTCAGAAACCTTGTTGGATGGAGCGATGAATGATAAAGATACGTTGGAGTATTTTCTTTCCATCATTTTAAAAGAAAGTGACAGGCTTCAATCACTTATTGAGGACCTGCTTGACCTTTCTAAAATCGAGAAACAAGGATTCAGATTAAACCCAGAGTATTTAGAAATAAACGATCTGTTAGAAGAGATATTTGTAATATTGGAAGGCAAGGCAAGGGAGAAAGAAATAAACCTTGTTTTATCCAAACCTAAAAAAGAGTTGTATTTATTCGCAGATGCCTCCAGGATTAAACAGGTTTTCATTAATCTTATTAACAATGCCATCGCATATACACCAGCCGGTGGAGAAGTAAAGGTGAAAGTGGAAGAGGTAGGAAAAGAGGTAGTCATCGTTGTGTCCGATACTGGTATTGGTATGGAGCAGGATGAGATACCAAGGATTTTTGAGCGTTTTTACCGTGTGGATAAGGCAAGGAGCCGCAATTCAGGTGGAACCGGGTTAGGGCTTGCGATTGTCAAGCATATCGTGGAAGCCCATCATGGCAGTATTTCTGTTACGAGCGAGTTGAATAAGGGGACTGCCTTTACGGTGAAATTGTCTAAAGAAAATGAAGATTTACAATAG
- the citZ gene encoding citrate synthase gives MTTTKGLEGIVATTSAISSIIDDTLTYVGYNIDDLADYASFEEVIYLLWHQKLPNKEELASLKKELAENAALPDEVINHFKTYPIDKVHPMAALRTAVSLLGLYDGEADNMDPEVNYHKAVRLQAKMPTIVTAFSRIRKGLDPIAPRTDLGMAANFLYMLTGEEPSEVAIEAFNKALVLHADHELNASTFTARVCVATLSDVYSGVTAAIGALKGPLHGGANEAVMKMLSEIGEVENAESYIREKLANKEKIMGFGHRVYRQGDPRAKHLREMSEKLTHLTGQPKWYEMSVKVEEVVTSEKPLPPNVDFYSASVYHSLGIDHDLFTPIFAVSRVSGWLAHILEQYSNNRLIRPRADYTGPGKQDYVPIEKRS, from the coding sequence ATGACAACAACTAAAGGTCTAGAAGGAATTGTAGCAACAACTTCCGCTATTAGTTCCATTATTGACGACACACTAACGTATGTTGGCTACAACATTGATGACTTAGCAGACTATGCTAGCTTCGAAGAGGTAATCTATCTTTTATGGCATCAAAAATTGCCTAACAAGGAAGAATTGGCTTCCCTAAAGAAAGAATTAGCTGAAAATGCTGCTCTTCCTGATGAAGTCATCAATCACTTTAAAACTTATCCAATTGATAAAGTTCACCCTATGGCTGCTTTACGTACGGCAGTATCATTACTAGGTTTATACGATGGGGAAGCAGATAACATGGATCCCGAAGTAAACTACCACAAGGCTGTTCGTTTGCAAGCTAAAATGCCGACAATTGTGACAGCGTTCTCAAGAATCCGTAAAGGATTGGATCCGATTGCTCCGAGAACAGATCTTGGCATGGCAGCGAACTTCTTATACATGTTAACTGGAGAAGAGCCGTCTGAGGTTGCAATTGAAGCATTCAATAAGGCATTAGTTCTTCATGCTGACCATGAGTTAAATGCATCTACTTTCACTGCACGTGTATGTGTAGCGACATTGTCGGATGTTTACTCTGGTGTTACTGCTGCAATCGGAGCATTAAAAGGTCCATTGCACGGTGGAGCAAACGAAGCGGTTATGAAGATGCTTTCTGAAATCGGTGAAGTGGAAAATGCGGAAAGCTATATCCGTGAAAAACTTGCAAATAAAGAAAAAATCATGGGCTTCGGTCACCGTGTATATCGCCAAGGAGATCCTCGTGCGAAGCATTTGCGTGAAATGTCCGAGAAGCTTACACATCTGACAGGACAACCTAAATGGTATGAAATGTCCGTGAAAGTGGAAGAAGTTGTGACTTCCGAGAAGCCACTTCCGCCGAACGTTGATTTCTACAGTGCGTCTGTGTATCACTCTTTAGGAATCGATCATGACTTATTCACACCAATCTTTGCTGTGAGCCGTGTATCCGGTTGGTTGGCGCATATTCTTGAGCAGTATTCCAACAACCGCCTAATCCGCCCTCGTGCAGATTATACTGGCCCTGGCAAGCAAGATTATGTACCAATTGAAAAGCGCAGCTAA
- a CDS encoding MaoC/PaaZ C-terminal domain-containing protein — protein MLLGKKRKLGRKLAEIQVGEKLELTEKIEDKDLLLYLGLTNDANPLYIQHDYASQTPFKKPIVPSIMLTGIITSAVSKYLPGPGSHVVHQDISFPKPVYHYGSVQFLFEVVEINEKDHCIVMSVHGTNEENHTVAKGSITVCPPHRLEPMESSAMENF, from the coding sequence ATGTTACTAGGCAAAAAGAGAAAACTCGGAAGAAAACTCGCGGAAATTCAAGTTGGTGAAAAACTAGAGCTGACCGAAAAAATAGAAGACAAAGACCTATTACTATACCTTGGGTTAACAAACGACGCGAACCCTCTCTATATTCAGCACGACTACGCGTCCCAAACACCATTTAAAAAACCTATTGTACCTAGCATCATGTTAACAGGTATCATTACGTCAGCCGTATCCAAGTATTTACCTGGTCCGGGAAGTCATGTTGTCCACCAAGATATTTCTTTTCCAAAACCGGTCTATCACTATGGTAGCGTTCAATTCCTTTTTGAAGTGGTGGAAATTAACGAAAAAGATCATTGTATCGTAATGAGTGTTCACGGTACAAATGAAGAAAATCATACAGTTGCCAAAGGCTCCATTACAGTCTGTCCTCCTCATCGTCTTGAACCGATGGAGAGCAGCGCAATGGAAAACTTTTAA
- the icd gene encoding NADP-dependent isocitrate dehydrogenase, whose product MTQGTKITVTDGVLNVPNNPIIPFIEGDGIGPDIWASASRVLEAAVEKAYNGEKEIVWKEVLAGEKAFNQTGEWLPSQTLDDIREYIIAIKGPLTTPVGGGIRSLNVALRQELDLFTCLRPVRYFQGVPSPIKRPEDTDMVIFRENTEDIYAGIEYAKGSEEVEKLINFLQTEMGVNKIRFPETSGIGIKPVSEEGTSRLVRGAINYAIEHGRKSVTLVHKGNIMKFTEGAFKNWGYELAEKEFGDKVFTWAQYDRIAEAEGKDAANKAQEAAEAEGKILVKDSIADIFLQQILTRPKEFDVVATMNLNGDYISDALAAQVGGIGIAPGANINYETGHAIFEATHGTAPKYAGLDKVNPSSVILSGVLMLEHLGWTEAAKLVVDAMEKSIASKVVTYDFARLMDGATEVKCSEFGDELIKNM is encoded by the coding sequence TTGACACAAGGAACAAAAATTACAGTTACAGATGGCGTACTAAACGTACCTAACAACCCAATTATTCCATTCATCGAGGGAGACGGAATTGGTCCTGATATTTGGGCATCTGCATCCCGTGTTTTAGAAGCAGCTGTTGAAAAAGCATATAATGGTGAAAAGGAAATTGTCTGGAAAGAAGTATTGGCTGGAGAAAAAGCATTCAACCAAACTGGTGAATGGTTACCAAGTCAAACACTTGATGATATCCGCGAGTACATAATTGCAATCAAAGGACCTCTGACTACTCCAGTCGGTGGCGGAATCCGTTCTCTTAACGTTGCTTTACGTCAAGAGTTGGACCTTTTCACATGCTTACGTCCTGTTCGTTATTTCCAAGGAGTTCCTTCTCCTATTAAACGCCCAGAAGATACTGACATGGTTATTTTCCGTGAAAACACAGAAGATATCTATGCTGGAATCGAGTATGCAAAAGGCTCTGAGGAAGTAGAAAAGTTAATCAACTTCCTTCAAACTGAAATGGGAGTTAACAAAATCCGTTTCCCTGAAACTTCCGGTATCGGAATTAAGCCTGTATCTGAAGAAGGTACTTCCCGTCTTGTTCGTGGTGCCATCAACTATGCGATCGAGCATGGCCGCAAATCTGTAACACTAGTTCACAAAGGAAACATCATGAAGTTCACTGAGGGTGCTTTCAAAAACTGGGGTTACGAGCTAGCTGAAAAAGAATTCGGCGATAAAGTATTTACTTGGGCACAATATGACCGTATCGCGGAAGCGGAAGGTAAAGATGCTGCAAACAAAGCTCAAGAAGCTGCAGAAGCAGAAGGCAAGATCCTAGTGAAGGATTCCATTGCTGATATCTTCTTACAACAAATCCTTACTCGTCCAAAAGAGTTTGATGTTGTTGCAACAATGAACCTGAACGGTGACTACATCTCTGATGCACTTGCTGCACAAGTAGGTGGAATCGGAATCGCTCCTGGAGCGAACATTAACTATGAAACTGGTCACGCAATTTTCGAAGCTACACATGGTACTGCTCCGAAATATGCTGGTCTTGATAAAGTAAACCCATCTTCTGTTATCCTTTCCGGGGTATTAATGCTTGAGCACCTTGGCTGGACAGAAGCTGCTAAACTTGTAGTAGATGCTATGGAAAAATCCATCGCTTCTAAAGTAGTAACTTACGACTTTGCTCGTCTAATGGACGGTGCAACAGAAGTAAAATGCTCCGAGTTTGGCGACGAACTAATCAAAAACATGTAA
- a CDS encoding DUF441 domain-containing protein — protein MISQATVFLLILLLIGFIAKNPSLMFAVAVLLVIKVIGLDNKVFPYLQSKGINWGVTIITIAVLVPIATGDIGFKQLQEALKSSYAWVALGAGIAVALIAKSGLTLLANDPHITTALVFGTILAVSLFNGVAVGPLIGAGIAYLAMKVVEYFT, from the coding sequence ATGATAAGTCAAGCAACCGTGTTTTTACTGATACTTCTATTGATCGGCTTTATTGCAAAGAATCCATCCTTGATGTTTGCTGTGGCAGTATTGCTTGTTATTAAAGTTATTGGTCTGGATAATAAAGTATTCCCTTATCTGCAATCTAAAGGAATCAATTGGGGAGTAACGATTATCACTATTGCGGTTTTAGTACCGATTGCAACAGGAGATATAGGATTCAAGCAATTACAGGAAGCGTTAAAGTCTTCCTATGCCTGGGTGGCGCTCGGAGCTGGTATAGCTGTTGCGCTGATTGCAAAAAGCGGGTTGACATTGCTTGCCAATGATCCGCATATAACGACAGCACTGGTATTTGGTACGATCCTGGCGGTTTCCTTGTTCAATGGTGTGGCTGTAGGCCCACTGATTGGGGCAGGAATAGCTTATCTTGCAATGAAGGTAGTGGAGTATTTCACATAG
- the ytvI gene encoding sporulation integral membrane protein YtvI, protein MNWNYVHIVFRLLLVLLIITIGLFSFFYLFSIAYPFIIALVLAFLINPLVNLLEKNGRLPRSLAVFLSIMALFATVVGVVTLLIVEIVSGTEYLAKVVPGHFETLVVYMEQFVVTKILPLFNQVSTMFHSLEEGQQQSLLTNIENIGGTVASTVGEFIQSFLTNLPKLITWIPSVATVLIFSLLATFFISKDWYKLRGRLKKITPVKAQGSLTKVFVSLKKAFFGFMRAQATLISITTIIVLIGLLILRVEYAITVALIIGLVDLIPYLGTGLIFVPWIIFLAISGNLPLAIGLGVLYLIVIVQRQLMEPKILSSSIGLDPLATLVSLFVGFQLIGFLGLIVGPVTVVIFNTLWNAGVIKDIYLFIVGKNRAV, encoded by the coding sequence TTGAATTGGAATTATGTACATATCGTTTTTCGACTCCTGCTTGTGCTTCTCATCATCACGATTGGTCTTTTTTCGTTTTTTTATCTCTTCTCCATTGCCTATCCTTTCATCATCGCATTAGTTCTAGCGTTTTTAATAAACCCGCTCGTCAATTTACTTGAGAAGAATGGACGGCTTCCGAGAAGTTTGGCCGTTTTTCTATCAATTATGGCCTTGTTCGCGACTGTAGTTGGGGTCGTCACATTGCTAATTGTTGAAATTGTGTCCGGTACCGAGTACTTGGCAAAAGTAGTGCCTGGTCATTTTGAAACCTTGGTCGTCTATATGGAGCAGTTTGTCGTAACTAAAATACTTCCATTGTTTAATCAGGTAAGTACGATGTTTCATAGTTTAGAGGAGGGGCAACAACAATCCCTCTTGACAAATATTGAAAATATCGGCGGAACGGTTGCCAGCACAGTCGGCGAGTTCATCCAATCCTTCTTAACCAACCTTCCTAAACTCATTACATGGATCCCAAGTGTTGCTACAGTATTGATTTTCTCCTTACTGGCCACCTTCTTCATCAGCAAAGACTGGTACAAACTTAGAGGAAGATTAAAAAAGATTACTCCTGTCAAGGCACAAGGAAGTCTTACAAAAGTGTTTGTTAGCTTAAAGAAAGCTTTCTTCGGTTTTATGCGAGCACAGGCAACTCTCATTTCAATCACTACCATCATCGTATTAATAGGATTATTGATTTTACGGGTCGAATACGCGATTACCGTTGCTTTAATCATCGGATTGGTAGATTTGATCCCTTATCTTGGAACAGGGTTGATTTTTGTTCCGTGGATTATCTTTTTAGCCATAAGCGGGAATTTGCCATTAGCTATTGGACTTGGAGTACTTTATTTGATTGTGATCGTACAGCGTCAGTTGATGGAGCCAAAGATTTTATCGTCGAGTATCGGTCTTGATCCTTTGGCGACTTTGGTAAGTTTATTTGTCGGCTTCCAGCTGATAGGATTTCTTGGGTTGATTGTCGGGCCGGTGACAGTAGTTATTTTTAATACACTGTGGAATGCGGGAGTTATTAAAGACATTTACCTTTTCATAGTCGGGAAGAATAGGGCGGTTTAA
- a CDS encoding YdcF family protein — MSNPFDCITEFIFVETAVSPADVILVPGADHPQLMEKAVELYKQGLAPYILPSGGFKSHVGTTEWEYLKRIGIENGIPEESILKEDKAQHTLENARFSLEVLQRKNIVPQKAIVVCKAGHARRSLLCYQAEFPIDCKFLVSPCVDRYGITKENWYLTEVGINRVMNEVKKIGTYFSEIIPSWSGK; from the coding sequence ATGTCTAACCCGTTTGATTGTATTACTGAGTTTATTTTTGTGGAAACCGCAGTTTCTCCAGCAGATGTAATCTTGGTTCCTGGTGCTGATCATCCGCAGCTTATGGAAAAGGCGGTAGAATTATATAAGCAAGGATTAGCTCCTTATATTCTGCCATCTGGTGGTTTTAAATCACACGTTGGAACTACTGAATGGGAGTATTTAAAAAGAATAGGCATAGAAAATGGAATACCAGAAGAATCGATATTAAAAGAAGATAAAGCACAACATACATTAGAAAATGCCCGTTTCTCTCTAGAAGTTCTTCAACGGAAGAATATAGTTCCCCAAAAAGCGATAGTGGTTTGTAAAGCAGGCCACGCTCGTCGTTCATTATTATGTTATCAAGCTGAATTCCCAATAGATTGTAAGTTCTTAGTTTCGCCTTGTGTTGATAGATATGGGATAACAAAGGAAAATTGGTACTTAACAGAAGTAGGCATAAATCGTGTAATGAATGAAGTTAAGAAAATTGGTACATATTTTAGTGAAATTATTCCAAGTTGGAGTGGAAAATAA
- a CDS encoding response regulator transcription factor, with translation MKKILIVDDEQSIVTLLQYNLQQAGYDVSVAMDGEEGLNKAMENQFDMIVLDLMLPKKDGIEVCKELRQHKIHTPILMLTAKDDEFDKVLGLELGADDYMTKPFSPREVVARVKAILRRMQQMTGNTETPKVEEDPSEKIVIGDVKILPEHYEAYFREERLELTPKEFELLVYLSKNKGRVLTRDQLLSAVWNYDFAGDTRIVDVHISHLREKIETDTKKPTYIKTIRGLGYKMEEPKVHE, from the coding sequence ATGAAAAAGATTCTTATTGTAGATGACGAACAATCAATCGTGACATTGTTACAGTATAATTTACAGCAAGCAGGCTATGATGTTTCCGTTGCGATGGACGGAGAAGAAGGCTTAAATAAGGCGATGGAAAATCAATTTGATATGATTGTTCTTGATCTTATGCTTCCGAAAAAAGATGGAATCGAAGTATGTAAAGAGTTAAGGCAGCACAAAATCCATACGCCAATCCTGATGCTTACTGCAAAGGATGATGAGTTTGACAAGGTGCTTGGATTAGAGCTGGGTGCCGATGATTATATGACCAAACCTTTTAGTCCAAGAGAAGTTGTTGCCAGAGTAAAGGCCATTCTCCGAAGAATGCAACAAATGACAGGGAACACAGAGACGCCAAAAGTCGAAGAAGACCCTTCTGAAAAGATTGTAATCGGGGATGTTAAAATATTGCCGGAACACTATGAAGCTTATTTCCGTGAGGAACGATTGGAACTTACACCAAAGGAATTTGAGCTTTTGGTCTATTTATCTAAGAATAAGGGTAGAGTGTTGACGCGCGATCAACTTTTGAGCGCAGTGTGGAACTATGATTTTGCAGGGGATACACGTATTGTGGATGTTCATATCAGTCATTTGAGAGAAAAAATAGAGACAGATACAAAAAAACCTACATATATAAAAACAATTAGAGGCTTAGGGTACAAGATGGAGGAACCGAAAGTACATGAATAG
- a CDS encoding immunity 53 family protein: MRTLSWIQKWYFEQCNGDWENRYGIRIDTIDNPGWSVKISIEDTDLRHKPFKRTDIERTNSDWIFCKTDYIPEWDGFHFVGFGGPENLEEILDVFKEWVER, translated from the coding sequence ATGCGGACATTAAGTTGGATTCAAAAATGGTATTTTGAACAATGTAATGGTGACTGGGAAAATAGATATGGTATACGAATTGATACAATAGATAACCCTGGATGGAGTGTAAAGATTAGTATAGAAGATACTGATTTAAGGCATAAACCCTTTAAAAGAACTGATATTGAAAGGACTAACAGTGACTGGATTTTTTGTAAAACTGACTATATTCCAGAATGGGATGGTTTTCACTTTGTTGGGTTTGGTGGTCCTGAAAACTTAGAGGAAATTTTAGATGTTTTTAAAGAATGGGTTGAAAGATAA